DNA sequence from the Liolophura sinensis isolate JHLJ2023 chromosome 1, CUHK_Ljap_v2, whole genome shotgun sequence genome:
GGAGCTGGAGGAAACGGATCTGGGAGCCTTCAGCCTTGTAATAGAACTGAAATCACAGTGCCAAATTAGTTAACTAAGTCTTTCTCTGCTGAAAATTGTCATGAAATTTTGACCGTTTACGTACAACTGATAGTGTTTAAGTAGAATAAAATCGAGTAACTCCAGATAAACTATCTGCATACTTGTAAAACAAAGGACGCACAAGGAAGAAATAGAACATTTGTTACGTAGGTAATAAAATCTGAGAGGTAAAGATGGAACCCCTTTATAGCTTTCCCACAcagtaccaaaaaaaaaacaaagcataaaTGTGAGACAGCGCCAAGAAGAAATACTTAATCATGGAAAGCCATTTAAAAAGTGTCCCAAGTACTACACAGTTGTCTTTCTCAACTAGTGAGACATCCCAGTATCGACCTACCTTCCTGCTGCTCATCTCCACAAATGACATGTGGTCAATGGGCGTCTCTGTGGACCACCGTTGTCGGTCACTCTGAAAACAAAATCGAACAAACCTTTGTTACTATTGATTGCATATGAACTGTGACTCCCACTGAATGTCATAACTCCGGAAAATGACAAGCACTGTATCTTTGATTTTACATTTCTGCTTTATTAAACCATCTACACAATGTTAATATATCAATTGCATAATGTTATATTATGACATGGCAGTTTTCATGCaatctttttaaaatacattatgTATGTTGGTTTGATCCTTACCATGCTTGGCTGTGGTAGAATGCAGGTTTCCATCGTTGATATCTTACAGTATACCTGGAAGCTGTCGGCCAGTCTGCCTTGGTTGGGATCCACCCAGTACATACCTGAAGTGCGAAACGTTTAGAAGTATATTCAAAGAAGTTGCAATTCCACAATTACAATTTTTTAGCATTAGAATTACGAAGACTGAAAAGAAAGTACTAAAAATGGAATAGATGGAATACAGTACTACAGTACTGCTGAAGTTCTAGAGCACACATTATCGCCAAAACGAAAGGTAGGAATGTAAGGTCGGATTTTCAGCATACCATCCTGAAGATCAAGGCCAGGGTTTGAAACGACCAAGTCTCTGCATGAACGAGCAGGGGCATCCTGTTGTCCAGTAGGTGCCTTGATCTGCTCCATGATGCTGGCGATGTCAGTGACGTCAACGATGTCCTAAAACAATGCATTAATGAACTCGTGAGTGTGTCTTCAATGGTCAAGCTTTCAAAAACTTACAAACCCAAAAGAAAGCACACCTGTTTAAAAATACACTCATATAAGGGACGATTCTCttttaaagattattttgtgGAGAAAACATTACGGCACAATTTGAATGAGTGCATGTACCGCACAAAATACACAGTTTAAAAGGGTACCAGGAGGTATGAGGTTgaaatatatactgtgttttaaATGGGAGAACGTTTGGTAATGTTCTTCCGAGGGCAGAATGTATGAATAGACTAATATACCAATATTTGTGTATCATACGTATATAATGAACAAAAACAGGACGGAATCGAAATTTATTATGACTTCCTGTAAGTCCCTGATTCTTGGAATGTTGATGTACTGAAGATTTGTGACGTCAATAAACTTAGCGATATTATGTAATCAGTCAGACTGCAGAATGAAGCACAAATCGTGCTTAGTACCGTGTGTATGTCTAAAGTCTAGGTAGCATAAAATAACGAAAGCTAAAACTTACTGGTCTAGCTTCATCACCTCTGTACTGAAATGAGAGAGAAAATGTTAATTTAAGTTGGTTTATTGGTTGACCCATTGTTCAGCAATTTTCCagccatactacatgtatgagcttTCATCAATAATATCATCGTCGATATAGATACGTAGAGTAACAATTTACTTATTAATCAAATTAGTCTTTGCCAGACTAATTCCACCCTTAATTCCAgaaatttactgtaaattattTCTATCAGGCAGAACAAAGAATATATCGACACATATTGCAATGAAATGAAAGATGACTTCATCCTATTTCAACTGTTAATTCCAGgaatttctgtatttctttctttctttctgacTGAACAAAgattttactgaaatatattaCAAAGCAATAATAAAAGCTGAATTCCAGAAATTTTCAGCAATTGTTTCTTTCAGAGCTATGATTATGTGGAAATATTTTGCAATACAATAAAAGTGGCTTTATCTGATTTTTAGAATCAAACTTTTTGTAAAAAGAGAGATGAGTTTGAATACGTACGTAATAGGCGGGATCAGGTCCCTTCTCTTGGGAAATGGCTGGTGGTCTGTAAGCTGGAGCGCCAGGGGGACCctacaacaaaaacacaaatttaatgAGTTAATAATTCGCCTTAACACGCACCGATTTGGAAACTTAGGCATGGCATAACTGTTCTTACGTTTTACCATTCTCTTATTTTGAATTAGAATAGAACTATAACTACATGTCAGAATGTTTTATCAACGACACCCAAATCAggtttttatttcagatttgaGAAGGTTGAAAAAGTTAAGCTGTACTTACTGGTCGTCCAGCTGGGCCGGGTGGACCTGGTGGTCCCTGAAATAGATAACATAGCACACATAAGACTTAAAGTTCAAAGTACAACCTTCAAATGAAAGATCAGAGCATACTGAATTGTGCGACAgaaaatattaaacttctgataagacagtttatttactgCTATCAAACTCATAAATGAATTGATTactaatatatattttgtctaTTTTACATCCAGTTTATGGGATCATTGAAGGCGCTTGCTACTTACAGGTCGTCCATCATCACCGGAAGGACCGCGTTGACCCTAAGAGAAAGGAATATAGAGAATTAGACAGAAGTGAAACATAGGCAAACAATCAGGCAGGAATTGCATATGCagttaagtaaaaaaaaatgggacgAAATATAAACAGGGAAGAGTATTTCCGAAGAAAATCAACTTGAAATTAATGAACCGATGCTACATCAttaaatattgtcaatatgCTGATTAAGAAGGTTAAGAAGTTCAACTCACTGGAGGTCCGTTAACACCTGGGGGTCCGTTGTCTCCATCTTTACCTGGGGGTCCTCGACTTCCAGTGGAGCCCTACAACACAGGTGCAGATACAAAGACGCTTCAAACAAGGCGGCACCCATTTGTTTTAACTGAACATGGTATGGCATTTccttaaaattatttcatttatttatttatttatttatttgattggtgttttacgccgtactcaagaatatttcacatacgaaggcggccagcattatggtacgaggaaaccgggcctagggaaacccacgaccatccgcatattgctgaaagaccttatggccagagaggagctggacttgagctcacagcgacagcattggtgagaggcttctgggtcattacgttgtgctagcgagctaacccttataattaatattaatttattaaatttacgtGAAGAACCAGAACAACTATAATTCTAACTCTGGACGTTACAATTGGCTTATCCTCAGAGAAGTTGAGGCTATTTGTTTTTGAAAGTCAGTACTTACAGGTGGTCCCTGAGATCCGGGTTGGCCGGGTGGGCCGAGCTCTCCGGGTTGTCCGGCAGGTCCGGGTAGACCCTGGAATCCGGGCAAGCCAACGTGCCCCTTGGCTCCCTATGTAAGGAAAGAGGTAAGAAGTGGAAATCACTAACTCTTTCTTAATCATTTCGGAAAACTTTATGTTTACACATATTGGTTTGATTACAAAGAGAACTTTGTAATTTACAATAACGGTTGGCAATAATGAAATGCAGAATATAGTGAGAAATAAGTTTGCATTAGAGCTACAAAGACTTGAGTATAGATGGAGACTTACATGAGCACCTTGACTTCCTCTCTCTCCCTGAGCTCCTTGTGCTCCAGTGGCTCCCTGAAATGAATACGGCGTTCGGTTAGGTGTGATGAAGTAGGGATCACAGAACGTCATTGCAATCTTCAAATCTAACAGGAAAATTGAGAGGAAATTATCGAAGCATAGCCTTACACAGTTATGAGATGTTGGCTCATGTTTGTTCAGATTCAAACAATTAACAGACTCACATTTTCGAAACGGAAATTTTGCATTCTTCGGTGAGAAAGGCTTGTACACTTTAAGTCTTGGGTAAAACAATGATTCACATCGTAAGCAGACTGTAAGAGTTGAAGTGCAGCATACTTACAGTATTACCGCGCGCGCCTTGTGGACCTTGTGCACCTTGAGAGCCTGTCTCTCCCTACAAcaggaaaatgtaaaatgtaatgtaaaacataaaaacgtTTTAACGAATTTTAattctaaaataaatttgaagacTCAGTCGTCATTAAAATTGACGAGTGGCCAATCACTGTTCAGTGGTCAGTCACTATTCAATGGTTAATCACTGTTCAATGGTGAAACACTATTCAGTTGTCAATCACTGTTTAGTGATCTATCACTGTTCAATGAACATCAATGGCCAATCACTGATCATAGGCCAATCACTGTTCTGTAGCCAATCATTGTTCAGTTGTCAGTCACTACTTCGTGATCTATCACTGTTCAATGGCCAATCACCATTCAGTGGTAAAACACTATTCAGTGGTCAGTCACTGTTCAGTGATCCATCACTATTCAGTGGTCTAGCACTATCCAGTGGTGTATCACTATTCAAATGAGTACATATCTTCTTACTCCATCGCAGTGTTCTAAATGTGGCTGTCTTCAGAGTACCCTGAAATTACATGTGTAATTCCACCTGGAGTAAAAAATAGGTGCTTACCCTCTCTCCTCTCTGTCCCTCATCTCCTTGAGGTCCAGCGGGACCGGGCATACCCTGAAAGCAAACCCAGAAATTAATCATCTGCAAAACGCAATTACAGGAAAGTTAAATGTTAAGACGGGCATTTCAACACATAATGAAAAACATATACAACATTAACGGACAAACGAGAAACAGCAAATGCTGACAGAAGATTCCATGGTTTCCGTGTTATATCATTGATGAGGTTTTTCTTAGGTGAATGGTTGCAGGAGAGATATATCAGATACTGACCTGAAGTCCTGGTAGACCTTGGCTACCCTGTTCTCCCTGAGGGCCCAACGATCCCCTCTCTCCGGGACGGCCTGGGACACCAGGGGCGCCATCTTTACCTGCAGCACCCTACAATATGAACAGTAATCTTCATTtagtaaaattaacaaaatgacaaaatacgACCGGGTTAATTTAACAAACTTTTAAAGTCATTAGTACTTAGTTATATAAAACAAACGATAGATGTAACATGCGCTAAATACTAGCACGTAGTTTAAAAGGCTACTTACGTCATTACCGCGTTCACCGCTAGCTCCGGGGATTCCTGGCGGACCGGGAGGACCAACAGCTCCGGGGGCCCCGTCTTTACCAGATGGACCCATGTCGCCATTTTCGCCCTGTCCAACACAGAAGGTCTCATATTCAAgatttcgccggttacgtgaaaccgtttgccaactaccacattgtcgtcacttttctggttttactctccatgccgtAGTCTTTTATATAATAGTTATTCGCTACGGGGAAATGGCCTGGCCTAGTACagtgaaaatatacaaaaaaaaacaatgtacaatTTAGCATTTAATCTTCCGCTGGAAATAGTTATAATCTGCTTACCCTTGCACCAAGGGCGCCGATGGGCCCACGCTCTCCCTGGACACCGGGAACACCTGGAGACCCCACTTCTCCCTGGCTGCCAGCAGGTCCAGTCGCGCCTGGGGGACCCTGAAACAATAAGTAAATCATTGCATATGAAAAGGAATACATTTGTGGGCACAGAATAAATTTCCATTTGGAATAGTTAGAACTCTGGCTATTTTGTAAGGTATCCCGAATACAGCTAATGATGAATGAGATCGATGTGATGGACTGAGCCGTAAAGAAAATCAGAAAGTTCTATATACTATATGCCTTATTAACTAATTAAAGTTATTGCCTTCTGCATGATTGGTTAGTGAAAAAGCCATTTCAGGGCCTAGATACTAAGATTTTGTGGTAGATGACTTATATCCTTGATGGTCATGTTCACTGTTTTCATCTACCAGACTACTCCTGACATAGACAGCTATATCTCTGTCCCTTCAGCTCAGAAGggaaaacaaacacagacgtTGATTAACAAGGCCGTTAATGAACAAATGCTGTCAACTTACCGGCCTGCCGTCCTCGCCGGATTCTCCTCTCTGTCCTGGTTGTCCGGGAACTCCGGGTTCTCCGGCTTCTCCAGAAGGTCCAGGGGGGCCAGTCTCACCTCGGGCACCCTACAATAAGAGTTGTTCACTCATTGTTCTGCTATAAGCACTATGTGATTGTGAATGTGCTTAAATAAGTcattcatataaatgtacagtagtATATCCTGGAATGAGTAACTATGCATTAGCTTATACCCCCTGTGGTGTGGAGGTCTATACTGATTCATGACGTTGTCCAAACATAATAACTTGAAAGTACCATCAAGTCAGCATGAAAGGAAATACTCACAGTGCTTGTTTCAAacaaatgtgcacattttgTTGTAAACTGTTTTCATCGAAAAGGAAAACTTACAGGAGCGCCTTCTCCTCCGGGAGGACCCTGCGGCCCAGTGGGGCCGTCAGGGCCTGAGGGACCTTGTGGGCCTGGATTGCCGGGTGTGCCTGGGGTTCCTGCATTACCTGGGGGTCCGGCATCTCCGCGACCTCCACGTCGGCCTGGGGTACCATCGTTACCCTACAAAAGCGTCAAAGAAACATCACCATACttcgtacatgtaaaattattcTCCTACAGGCTTATCGCACACTTAATACCGTATTTTCTATTTGCTTTTAATATATCGTTACACAGCAAACCGATTAAACACTTGAGTATTTGATAATGCGCAATAAGGCATCTTAGTACTGAGTGAGTAAACAACTTACTGGTGCTCCTGTAGCTCCGGGCTCGCCTGGGCGTCCAACATCACCAGGATCCCCCTGTAAAAATAGCGCACGACTGTCAAGTAAAGATATATATTAACAATCTGGAACACAATACTCGAGATTTGAAAGCTTGAAGGCTTAATCTATAATTCTTCATTCAGCCAatcttttttaaaatctggaatgtcatttgaaattttgttcatgCAATATATTGCTCATGCGTGTCTTTGCGACTCAGAGAGCTTTCAGTCGAGAATCAAAAGTTCATTTCACTTCATAAACTATTGTATTTCACTGAGAGGAACGAACATACAATAAATATAAAGGATACTCTGTTAACAATATTACTACTTCTCACCTTTACTCCTGGAGAACCGGGTTCACCTCTAATTCCCTGAGGTCCTGGGGCACCCTGAAACATTCATATTACGTACTTGTTAGTTGACATTAATTATCACAGCCACTGAGACTTCAGGTACAGATGGATAATAGGTACTGAGAATTAAGCCAGTATTCACAATTTAAAGTGAAGAAAGTAAACTTCAGCCAATATGACACATGTTTCTATAGATATCAATAGTAAGCCATTGCTAGCAAAACAACCACAGAAAGGTATTAAGCGTACTTTACATAGGCTAAATGACAACAGACATCTGTACAGGATACTGAAGCTTGAAGCTTACTTTACATAAGCTACATGACAACAGACACCTGTACAGGATACTGTAGCTTTCGACTGAGAAGAGATGGCTTACAACAGATATCTGTACAGGATACTGAAGCTTGAAGCTTACTTTACATAAGCTACATGACAACAGACACCTGTACAGGATACTGTAGCTTTCGACTGAGAAGAGATGGCTTACAACAGATATCTGTACAGGATACTGAAGCTTGAAGCTTACTTTACATAAGCTACATGACAACAGACACCTGTACAGGATACTGTAGCTTTCGACTGAGAAGAGATGGCTTACCTGAAGCCCTGGCAGACCCTGATTTCCTGGGGCACCCTGTTGTCCACGCTCGCCTTGAACTCCCTGGGGTCCCTGTTCTCCTCTGGGGCCTGGGTCACCGCGGTCTCCTGGGGCACCAGTGTTACCTTGGTTGCCCTGGGGTCCTGGTAAGCCTACTGGACCGGGCTCTCCGGGTCGTCCCGCGTCACCATCAATCCCTCGTTCACCTTGGACTCCCTATCATCCAAAATTAGACGTTATCCTTCGGACAAAAGGCACGAGTGCGCTAAAACTTTGAGTTTAGATACTAAGATCGAAACTGAAATAGCAAAAGTAAATGATTATTTCCCTGTACTTATACTATAAAATCACATAATACCATGAGACACACAAGTTACACACTGAAATGTGGTGTACATGGAGCAAACAGTTGGGCTTACCTGTTCGCCTCTGGGACCGGCTGGGCCCACGGAACCACGATCTCCTGGAAGACCCTGTGGAACAGAATAAGTTCAGATGAGATTCTGCTGGAAACACGACACTGTTGTCCTTGTCATACTAAATgttacaaagcatctgaactaCGCATGTCACAGATGAAGACGTTTATGTTTTCATGTCTGTAAAGAGagcattagataaaaaaaaacccattcaaTTATCACAATAACTGACCGATTAATATGCTAATTTTATCAAAGTAGAatgtaacttacaatcagacCAGGAGCACCGGTCTCGCCTCTCTCGCCGACCCCGCCTGGTGGGCCCTGAAGAGATGAAACAACGTGAAAAGTTGAGAATACACGATATGGTAAAACAAAACCCGCGGGTATTACATCCATGCTCTTTGTTCATGATAGTCAGGTTCAATGATATGATTTGAAATATCTATGCTAGAGTTTTTCAAAAACTTTGATAATCTATTTCATTTGTTCCTTGTGACCTAATGGTTTTCAAACCAAGAAATCATTTAAAAACCAAGTATCTATCAATGGCAAAGTTCTTTGATGTTCTATTTCATTTGTTCCTTATAACCCAATGGTTTTCAAACTAAGAGATCTATTAATGGCATCTACCAATAGCAAAGTTCTTATAGCCGTGCCATTGTTTTCAATTAGTTCTTGCAACCCAATGATTTTCAAACTAAGAGATCATTTAAAAACCAAGAAACAATCTACGATAAAGTTCTTTGAGCTTTgacattatttttaaaattcaaaagcTTTCAGAGTAATAGTATGGTGGGTGTACACACCGGTTGTCCGTCATCTCCAGCGGCTCCCATTGGTCCCATCTCACCGGGGGCACCTGACTGACCAGTCGCACCTCGCTCACCAGCGAATCCTCTCTCGCCCTAAAACACATCAAAAAGGGGTTAAAGCTCTTGTCCTCCACAGATAAGCCATAAACGGAAGGGTTCCAACTGAGCAATGGTTTCGTATTTCAGGTAATGCATAAAAAACGAAAGCTTTTGTCATATGTTTAAATCGTCAAGTGCGAATGTGATGGTAAAGTGGTTGTCTGTAAAGGCTGATGTGTGGCACCTGTGGCACCTGTGGCAGCTGTTGCGTTGACTTACCCGACCTCCTGGCTGACCGGGCGTGCCTGCTTCTCCCGGAATACCGGGCTCGCCTGGCTTGCCTGCCTCGCCGGGGGCTCCAATAGGACCGGGAAGGCCCTGGAATCCTGGTGGGCCCACCGCTCCTGGGCCTCCAGCTTCACCACGCTCTCCCTGAAAAAGAATACATTGAAGATTTCAATCACAAACTTTTTTAAGTATACCAGCTTGGTTAACATTTTCTGGCTAGTTTcgaaatttaaattttggaaaGATACTGTACTGAAAGTTACCAGCGGAATAAAGGATTCACCATAAGCTCTTCGAGAAGAATAGGCTATGTTGGTAAGCAAAAATACAAACCTGTAGACCAGTTTCACCAGGAGGACCGGGGTCGCCATCTATACCAGCTTCTCCCTTGGGCCCAGCCACTCCTTGTTCACCAGGAACTCCGTCATTGCCGGGGACACCCTACAATATGTATAGGCATTAATGCGCTGCGACAGGCGAAAATCACTGAACAGTAACACAAAAGAAAAGCGCTAAAGAGAACTTGCGCATTGTTGCAACAAAAAGTATGTCACCTGTTCAAAATAAATAGTGTATCAAATCAGGTATATGAGAACTGACAACGTTTTAGCacattatgacattttataCTTTATTAATAACACTTTATGAAGATCAAATCTgttgaattaatttattcttaACAAACTCATGATATTAGCGCCACAAGGGAATGGTGATGCAAGATACGCGATTTATTTTGCACTTGTCTGTACCTACCTGCTCTCCGGGTACGCCTGGTGGGCCCTGAAGACCTGGAAGTCCGGTCAGACCACGGGCACCTTGTTCTCCGGGTTTGCCGTTCTCACCTGGGGGACCCTGAAGAACagacattttatataaaaaggtGTAGACCTACACAGGCAACGTATAAGGCAATGTAGATGAATACATACGATGTATAAggcaatgtaggcctatacagacAATG
Encoded proteins:
- the LOC135482402 gene encoding collagen alpha-1(I) chain-like, which produces MRGEPGEPGPPGPSGPRGPMGPPGVPGQDGESGRDGEAGPRGLQGLTGNRGMPGIPGLPGPKGHRGFTGVPGKAGSDGRQGDKGNVGATGPPGPAGPQGPRGSAGERGRDGATGSPGLRGTDGSPGNPGPPGPVGPAGPPGFPGSAGAKGDRGNGGPRGAIGAAGPRGESGSPGAPGEPGRIGEAGQDGVPGERGAPGDPGPAGAPGFPGPRGPPGTNGALGPTGPQGPSGDPGMPGERGQTGERGSDGTPGERGLPGLPGAEGKRGQRGNTGAPGPQGTAGERGAPGGRGAPGPSGIPGAKGETGERGARGEQGAEGSQGEQGRPGAVGPQGLRGAPGQQGNDGRSGPPGPPGPPGENGKPGEQGARGLTGLPGLQGPPGVPGEQGVPGNDGVPGEQGVAGPKGEAGIDGDPGPPGETGLQGERGEAGGPGAVGPPGFQGLPGPIGAPGEAGKPGEPGIPGEAGTPGQPGGRGERGFAGERGATGQSGAPGEMGPMGAAGDDGQPGPPGGVGERGETGAPGLIGLPGDRGSVGPAGPRGEQGVQGERGIDGDAGRPGEPGPVGLPGPQGNQGNTGAPGDRGDPGPRGEQGPQGVQGERGQQGAPGNQGLPGLQGAPGPQGIRGEPGSPGVKGDPGDVGRPGEPGATGAPGNDGTPGRRGGRGDAGPPGNAGTPGTPGNPGPQGPSGPDGPTGPQGPPGGEGAPGARGETGPPGPSGEAGEPGVPGQPGQRGESGEDGRPGPPGATGPAGSQGEVGSPGVPGVQGERGPIGALGARGENGDMGPSGKDGAPGAVGPPGPPGIPGASGERGNDGAAGKDGAPGVPGRPGERGSLGPQGEQGSQGLPGLQGMPGPAGPQGDEGQRGERGETGSQGAQGPQGARGNTGATGAQGAQGERGSQGAHGAKGHVGLPGFQGLPGPAGQPGELGPPGQPGSQGPPGSTGSRGPPGKDGDNGPPGVNGPPGQRGPSGDDGRPGPPGPPGPAGRPGPPGAPAYRPPAISQEKGPDPAYYYRGDEARPDIVDVTDIASIMEQIKAPTGQQDAPARSCRDLVVSNPGLDLQDGMYWVDPNQGRLADSFQVYCKISTMETCILPQPSMSDRQRWSTETPIDHMSFVEMSSRKFYYKAEGSQIRFLQLLSGHAYQNVTYHCRNSVAYGDSTTNDYVSDMAVMLERFDGETITPFDENPKKRYAVKFDGCKDKTNTWDKTVIEISTRHSRWLPVTDMFVRDIGAENQEFGIELGPVCFR